The DNA segment AGGGAGAAGATGCGTAAGAAGATGAGCCACTAGGGCGCGCGGGGAAGTCTTGTCAGTAGGTATGTAAATGTCAGGCAACAGCAAGTACCTCCTCCTGTTTGATTTCTGTTCCTTCCGGTGCTTCTCCGACGCCGAATCCCAGGTAGAACTGTATCAACTTTTCCGGTGCGTCCAGCCTCCGAAATCTTCGCTCCGCCAGGAGGAGCATCTTCCAGATCACTACGGTGGCATTCTCCACCTTCTTGTAGCGCTTGGCTGCATCCGTCCTTGGCCTCAGCGCTGCAAACGGCAGTTCCACTACGTTGGTTGTCGGCAGGTGCTTCCAGTGCTCCTTCGGGAAGTGGTAGAAAGTGACCATCCTTTCCCAGTCACGGACCAGCGTCTCTCCGGTGCCAAAATCAGGAAATGGGTTTACCTCTTAGCTCTTCCGGTGGGCTCAGGCCACGCCCCACCGTCTTGCTGCAACTGTTTCTGAGTTTTCGGGAATTCCTCTGGCGTGCCTCTTCCAAAGCCCGTCCTTTCTTTGGCTTGTTCCCAACGCTCGTTACACTCAGCAGCCTCCATGGGGTTGTACATGTCTTCCTCATACGACCACTTTCCATGGCCAGCATACTTCATGAGGCAGAAGTATGGCCACTGGTGAATGCTAAGATCCCCCGGCTCCGACATGCGGCTCCAAGCCTGGAATACCACCCAACCCCTCTCTTCATCGATGATGTACCATTCAACGGGGGCGTACTTCATCTCGGTTGCTGGGTAGGGGGTCATAGCAAGCTTGAACCACTTCCTGACTGCCTCACGGCCACAAAAGGTGCCGTAGTAATGCTCAACATAGGTACAGTCCTCCGTGAAAAGATCGACCCACTGATCCAAATTACCCTTACCGAACGCTTCTAAAGTCACTCTTTGCACGTTATCGAAAGCTTCTTCGAGTTCTTGCCTACTCCACTTGCCCATGGACGCCTCCTTTCTGTGAAATTAAGGCACTGTCCGGTCTCTATTTGGCTTCATCCCCATTGTCTGGGATTCCCCATTTCAACCCTCAATGAAGTCACGCTCGCACGCAATGGGACTACTTGACCATGCCCCACCAATGATACTACCTGTTCGGTTGGGGTTGCTAATTAGGTGTGGCTTGATGGTTTCTGGAGCAAGAGGTCGATACCGCGTGGTTAGACTTCCAGGCTATCGCTCTCTACCCTGGCTAAACGGAATGACGGATTGTGTGGTGCGCCAGATTATCCTTGCACATGCTGACGGATGTTCATAGAAATCTCCGCTGGATGCCTCCCAGCTTGCTGGGGGGTTATTCACTCCACCAATCGAGATTCAAGTCGCTCTATTGCTTTCAAAGATGTATTTACGTAGAATGGAGCCAGTTGAGGTACACGCATGAGCAGGCACAGAGCCTTCGATCAACTCTGGAATGCTCCGGCAGAACCAGGAGTGCCGTTCCGTCGTGAGCAGATAGGTATGGTTCCACTGACAGCTCGGCGGTACCTCGAGCACGCGATCGCGCCGGGGACGCCTATAGCATCGGCGGTGCGGCTGCAGATGCATGGAGCGATTCGCCTCAAGGCCAATTGGCATCTCTTCAACGCCGACCAAGTGATTCGCTGGGACCGGGGTTTCGTGTGGCGTGCAAGGGTGAGGATCAAGGGCCTGCCGGTCACAGGGTTCGATCGTTGGATCGACGGCGAAGGTGTCATGCGCTGGAAGTTGCTGAGCATTGTGCCAATTCTGACAGCGTCGGGGCCTGATGTTTCTCGGTCGGCTGCAGAGCGGATGGCAATC comes from the Chloroflexota bacterium genome and includes:
- a CDS encoding nuclear transport factor 2 family protein, producing the protein MGKWSRQELEEAFDNVQRVTLEAFGKGNLDQWVDLFTEDCTYVEHYYGTFCGREAVRKWFKLAMTPYPATEMKYAPVEWYIIDEERGWVVFQAWSRMSEPGDLSIHQWPYFCLMKYAGHGKWSYEEDMYNPMEAAECNERWEQAKERTGFGRGTPEEFPKTQKQLQQDGGAWPEPTGRAKR